One window from the genome of Litoribacterium kuwaitense encodes:
- the metE gene encoding 5-methyltetrahydropteroyltriglutamate--homocysteine S-methyltransferase produces the protein MKTANIGYPRIGAHREWKKALEAFWKNETTEETLKDALKNIRIENLEKQQKKNLDFIPVADSSWYDHILDTAWSLNIIPERFRSLEDTPGLDTYFAIARGTKDGVASEMTKWFNTNYHYIVPEFDDKTKPALVHNRWSDAFNEAKEIGIDGGVPVIVGPYTFLSLSKGVEQFSERLNELKAIYINIFKQLEKDGAAWVQVDEPILSTSLTTEEVQTIAELYNDIKAELPQLNLKLQTYFSNIAHWEIIKKSNVDGFGLDFVHDGETQLKTLTESGFPEGKTLFAGVLNGRNIWRSDIQTVGVLVKALNALTPDIVIQPSCSLLHVPVTVELEKDLPSWLRDGLAFADEKLTELSIVSDWAAGKTTGADLQLKALATLQEAPGRQKNEVRQAVAALTDEDFHRASPYAERKEKQKEAFQLPLLPTTTIGSLPQTQTVRQERLKWRRKEKSNEEYEAFIQAETKRWVDIQEELDIDVLVHGEFERTDMVEYFGEKLDGFAFTRYGWVQSYGSRCVKPPVIYGDVAFREPMTVAESKYAQSLTSRPVKGMLTGPITILNWSFVRNDVSRRDVVLQIGLALREEIRHLEENGITMIQVDEPALREGLPLKKNLHEAYLNDAVESFRLATSAVKPTTQIHTHMCYSEFDKIIKSIDALDADVISIETSRSHGELVSAFEDDHYDKGIGLGVYDIHSPRVPTQEEMVQNIKRALTVLDPEQFWVNPDCGLKTRAEKETVEALKVMVKAAHDVRESVLSKQQ, from the coding sequence ATGAAAACTGCAAACATTGGCTATCCACGAATTGGCGCTCACCGGGAATGGAAAAAAGCATTAGAGGCTTTTTGGAAAAACGAGACAACTGAAGAGACTCTCAAGGACGCGTTAAAAAACATTCGGATTGAAAATTTAGAAAAGCAACAAAAGAAAAACCTTGATTTTATTCCTGTAGCTGACTCTTCTTGGTATGATCATATTCTTGATACAGCATGGAGCTTAAATATTATCCCTGAAAGATTTCGTTCACTAGAAGACACACCCGGTTTGGACACATATTTTGCCATTGCACGCGGAACAAAAGACGGGGTCGCTTCAGAGATGACGAAATGGTTCAATACCAATTACCATTACATCGTGCCAGAATTTGATGACAAGACAAAGCCGGCACTTGTCCATAATCGTTGGAGTGATGCTTTTAACGAAGCAAAAGAAATTGGCATTGACGGCGGTGTACCGGTGATCGTCGGACCTTATACATTTCTTTCTTTATCCAAAGGTGTTGAGCAATTTTCAGAGCGTTTAAACGAGCTTAAAGCTATTTATATCAACATCTTTAAGCAACTGGAAAAAGACGGTGCTGCTTGGGTGCAAGTCGATGAGCCGATCTTGTCTACTAGCTTAACGACAGAAGAAGTTCAAACAATTGCTGAATTGTATAATGATATTAAAGCAGAGCTTCCGCAACTTAACCTCAAGCTACAAACGTATTTTTCAAATATTGCGCATTGGGAAATCATTAAAAAGTCTAATGTCGATGGCTTTGGACTCGATTTCGTCCACGATGGCGAAACACAGCTAAAAACCCTTACTGAGTCAGGGTTTCCTGAAGGGAAAACGTTATTTGCTGGGGTTTTAAATGGCCGAAATATTTGGCGGTCTGATATTCAAACGGTTGGTGTGCTCGTAAAAGCGCTGAACGCTCTTACGCCAGACATCGTGATTCAGCCTTCATGCAGTCTGCTTCATGTTCCGGTTACGGTTGAATTGGAGAAGGATTTGCCGTCGTGGCTGCGTGATGGACTAGCCTTTGCTGATGAAAAATTAACTGAGCTGTCAATCGTTAGTGATTGGGCGGCTGGGAAAACAACAGGTGCGGACCTCCAGTTAAAAGCACTAGCAACGCTTCAAGAAGCGCCAGGACGGCAAAAAAATGAAGTTCGTCAAGCAGTTGCCGCTTTGACAGATGAAGATTTTCATCGAGCTTCACCTTATGCAGAGCGAAAAGAAAAACAGAAAGAAGCATTTCAATTGCCTTTGCTACCTACAACAACCATCGGTTCGTTGCCACAGACGCAAACTGTTCGTCAAGAACGTCTCAAATGGCGAAGAAAAGAGAAAAGCAACGAAGAGTACGAAGCATTCATTCAAGCTGAGACGAAACGTTGGGTTGATATCCAAGAGGAGCTTGATATCGATGTCCTCGTTCACGGTGAATTTGAACGGACCGACATGGTTGAATACTTCGGCGAAAAGCTCGACGGCTTTGCCTTCACTCGGTACGGCTGGGTACAATCTTATGGTTCGCGTTGCGTAAAGCCACCCGTCATTTACGGAGATGTTGCGTTTAGAGAACCGATGACAGTTGCAGAAAGCAAATATGCTCAGTCATTAACGTCCCGTCCTGTCAAAGGAATGCTGACCGGTCCGATTACGATTTTAAACTGGTCATTCGTCCGTAACGACGTCTCAAGAAGAGACGTTGTCCTGCAAATTGGTCTTGCCTTACGTGAAGAAATTCGTCACTTAGAGGAGAATGGCATCACGATGATCCAAGTTGATGAGCCAGCGCTTCGCGAAGGACTTCCACTGAAGAAGAATTTACATGAAGCTTATTTGAATGATGCCGTAGAATCATTCCGCTTAGCGACGAGTGCTGTCAAGCCGACAACGCAAATTCATACGCATATGTGCTATAGCGAATTTGACAAAATCATTAAGTCGATTGACGCTCTTGACGCTGATGTTATTTCCATTGAAACGTCGAGAAGTCATGGAGAGCTTGTCTCTGCGTTTGAGGATGATCACTATGATAAGGGCATTGGTCTCGGCGTATACGATATTCATTCGCCACGCGTCCCGACGCAAGAAGAAATGGTGCAAAATATTAAGCGTGCACTCACCGTGCTAGACCCTGAACAATTTTGGGTAAATCCAGATTGTGGTTTGAAAACCCGTGCTGAAAAAGAAACCGTCGAAGCGCTTAAAGTGATGGTGAAAGCCGCCCACGACGTCCGCGAAAGCGTCCTTAGTAAACAGCAATAA
- a CDS encoding glucose-6-phosphate isomerase has product MTKPLHFSYEEALSFFQPHEIDYLQQTVSTLHKSIHEKTGAGADYLGWVDLPVDYDKEEFARIEKAAAQIKDHSDVLIVIGIGGSYLGARAALEMLNHSFYNIIDKEDRKAPQIIFLGHHISAQYVADLQDVLKNKDVSVNVISKSGTTTEPAIAFRHMKTWMEEKYGKDEAKKRIFATTDKEKGALKTLASEEGYETFVIPDDVGGRYSVLTAVGLLPIAVSGISIQDMMQGAADAREAYSAPNVHDNEAYQYAAVRNVLYNKGYTIEMLINYEPSLQYFSEWWKQLFGESEGKDLKGIYPSSANFSTDLHSLGQYVQEGRRDLFETVLSVEEPGAQILIEKDENNLDGLNYLGGRDLDFVNKKAQEGTRLAHIDGGVPNLNVHIAKRDAYHFGYLVYFFEKACAMSGYLLGVNPFDQPGVEAYKQNMFALLGKPGFEERLNELKDRLT; this is encoded by the coding sequence ATGACTAAACCACTACATTTTTCTTATGAAGAAGCACTGTCCTTTTTTCAGCCTCATGAAATTGATTATTTACAACAGACGGTCTCAACATTACATAAAAGTATTCATGAGAAAACAGGCGCAGGCGCTGATTATTTGGGCTGGGTCGATTTACCAGTTGATTATGACAAGGAAGAGTTTGCCCGCATTGAAAAAGCAGCAGCTCAGATTAAAGATCATTCCGATGTTTTGATTGTCATCGGGATTGGTGGTTCGTATCTTGGTGCCCGTGCTGCCTTAGAAATGTTAAACCATAGCTTTTACAATATCATTGACAAAGAAGACCGCAAGGCGCCGCAAATTATCTTCTTAGGTCACCACATTTCTGCACAATATGTAGCGGATTTGCAAGACGTCTTAAAAAACAAAGACGTTTCTGTGAATGTGATTTCGAAATCAGGAACGACAACGGAGCCCGCGATTGCATTTCGCCATATGAAAACGTGGATGGAAGAAAAATATGGCAAAGATGAGGCGAAAAAGCGTATTTTTGCAACGACGGATAAAGAAAAAGGGGCTTTAAAGACATTGGCGTCTGAAGAAGGTTATGAAACTTTCGTCATTCCCGATGATGTCGGTGGGCGTTACTCTGTGCTCACTGCTGTTGGTCTGTTACCAATTGCGGTCAGTGGTATTTCTATTCAAGATATGATGCAAGGAGCGGCAGATGCCCGTGAAGCTTACAGCGCGCCAAACGTTCACGATAACGAAGCGTATCAGTATGCTGCTGTAAGAAACGTTTTGTATAACAAAGGCTATACGATTGAAATGCTTATTAATTACGAGCCTTCTTTGCAATATTTCTCTGAATGGTGGAAGCAGTTATTTGGAGAAAGTGAAGGGAAAGACCTGAAAGGGATCTACCCATCTTCTGCCAATTTCTCAACTGACTTACATTCCTTAGGTCAATATGTCCAAGAAGGACGCAGAGATTTATTTGAAACAGTCCTCTCTGTCGAGGAGCCAGGTGCGCAAATTTTGATTGAGAAAGACGAGAATAATTTAGATGGCTTAAATTACTTAGGTGGTCGAGACCTTGACTTTGTAAATAAAAAAGCGCAAGAAGGTACTCGTCTAGCTCATATTGATGGCGGCGTTCCGAACTTGAACGTGCATATTGCTAAGCGCGACGCCTATCACTTCGGTTATCTCGTCTATTTCTTTGAGAAAGCATGCGCGATGAGTGGTTACTTGTTGGGTGTTAACCCATTCGATCAGCCTGGTGTCGAAGCGTATAAGCAAAACATGTTTGCTCTACTAGGGAAGCCCGGCTTTGAAGAGCGTTTAAACGAGCTAAAAGATCGCTTAACGTAA
- a CDS encoding iron-containing alcohol dehydrogenase has translation MQTFVYHNPTRLIFGEGVTEQLIEQLEPYGSKILLVYGGGSIKRSGLYDHVVKLLQEANKTVFELAGVEPNPRVETARKGVQICKENDVDVILAVGGGSVIDCTKLIAAASLHDADAWDIVQKKVTVERAMPFGTILTLAATGSEMNSGSVITNWETKEKDSWGSPHVFPAFSLLDPRHTVTVPKDHTVYGMVDIMSHCFEQYFHHDENTHVQDRFNEGLLKTVIATAPELLKDLSNITHRETILYAGTMALNGTLSMGVRGDWACHNLEHAISAVHDIPHAGGLAIIFPHWMQHVLQENVERFKQFAIRVFEVHPLGKTDEEIALEGIEKLRVFWTSLGAPERLADYGIEENTLPTIVEQAMENGPFGQFSTLNASDCEAILRASL, from the coding sequence ATGCAAACATTTGTATATCATAATCCGACCCGACTTATTTTTGGCGAAGGGGTTACCGAACAGCTGATTGAACAGCTCGAACCATACGGCTCAAAAATTCTTCTCGTTTATGGAGGCGGAAGCATTAAACGCAGCGGTTTGTATGATCACGTTGTGAAACTTTTACAGGAAGCGAATAAGACCGTTTTTGAATTAGCAGGCGTCGAGCCAAACCCACGCGTAGAAACAGCGCGCAAAGGTGTGCAAATTTGTAAGGAAAACGATGTCGATGTCATCCTTGCAGTGGGCGGGGGAAGTGTGATCGATTGTACAAAGCTTATCGCTGCTGCGTCGCTTCATGATGCCGATGCATGGGACATTGTCCAAAAGAAAGTCACGGTTGAACGTGCAATGCCTTTCGGAACTATTTTGACGCTTGCTGCAACCGGTTCGGAAATGAACTCTGGTTCTGTTATCACGAACTGGGAGACAAAAGAAAAAGATAGTTGGGGCAGCCCACACGTCTTTCCAGCTTTTTCGTTACTTGATCCGCGACATACAGTAACGGTGCCAAAAGACCATACTGTTTATGGCATGGTTGATATAATGTCCCATTGCTTTGAACAATATTTTCATCATGATGAGAATACGCACGTACAGGATCGCTTTAATGAAGGGTTGTTAAAAACAGTCATTGCAACGGCACCTGAGCTATTAAAGGATTTGTCAAACATTACCCACCGAGAAACGATTTTGTATGCCGGTACAATGGCGCTCAATGGTACGTTATCGATGGGTGTTCGTGGTGATTGGGCGTGTCACAATTTAGAGCATGCGATTTCTGCGGTTCATGACATCCCGCACGCAGGAGGGCTGGCTATTATTTTCCCTCATTGGATGCAGCATGTGTTGCAAGAAAATGTTGAGCGCTTCAAACAATTTGCCATCCGTGTATTTGAAGTTCATCCACTTGGAAAAACTGATGAAGAGATTGCTTTAGAGGGGATTGAAAAATTACGTGTGTTTTGGACATCTCTTGGTGCACCAGAACGATTAGCTGATTATGGTATTGAAGAAAATACGCTCCCGACGATCGTTGAACAGGCAATGGAAAACGGACCATTTGGGCAGTTTTCTACGCTAAATGCTTCAGATTGTGAGGCCATTTTACGAGCCTCTTTGTAA
- a CDS encoding DUF378 domain-containing protein: MSTLQRIALLLIIIGAINWGLIGFFQFDLVAAIFGGQDAALARIIYGLVGISGLIALSLLFKPAEVTETEPDRNYS; the protein is encoded by the coding sequence GTGAGTACACTTCAGCGCATCGCTTTATTGTTAATCATCATCGGTGCGATCAACTGGGGCCTTATCGGATTTTTCCAGTTTGATCTCGTCGCAGCTATTTTTGGTGGACAAGATGCTGCTTTAGCACGCATCATCTATGGCTTAGTAGGAATTAGTGGCTTAATCGCCTTGTCACTACTTTTTAAACCAGCAGAAGTGACGGAAACGGAGCCTGACCGAAACTATTCATAA
- a CDS encoding RNA polymerase sigma factor has translation MDEANLIRRAKKGNMAAFQRLVEIYAPVVERFAYQLGNRPHEVEDIAQEVFIRVYRFLGQYQQAKFSTWLYKITLNTTRDLARKKTQYDRKVVKLKQDRQTEESCAAAEESVLQSEQDRILHQCVQSLDEKYRVPLVLYYFQDRKYNEIAEIMQVSLATVKTRMFRAKELLKQEIKKSQEGSHLG, from the coding sequence ATGGATGAAGCAAATTTGATCCGTCGAGCTAAAAAAGGAAACATGGCAGCATTTCAAAGGCTGGTAGAGATTTATGCTCCGGTCGTTGAGCGTTTTGCTTATCAGCTCGGCAATCGACCTCATGAGGTTGAAGACATCGCACAAGAAGTATTTATTCGCGTATATCGATTTTTAGGGCAGTATCAACAAGCTAAATTTTCCACATGGTTATATAAAATTACATTAAATACAACACGAGATTTGGCACGGAAAAAAACACAATATGATCGTAAGGTCGTCAAGTTAAAGCAAGACCGACAGACTGAAGAAAGCTGTGCAGCTGCTGAAGAATCTGTTTTACAATCCGAACAAGACCGCATTCTGCATCAATGTGTGCAGTCATTAGATGAAAAATATCGTGTTCCGTTGGTGTTGTATTATTTTCAGGATCGAAAATACAACGAAATTGCTGAGATTATGCAAGTATCTTTAGCTACGGTAAAAACGAGAATGTTTAGAGCGAAGGAGCTCTTAAAGCAAGAGATTAAAAAAAGTCAGGAGGGGTCGCATCTTGGATGA